In Truepera sp., the sequence TCACCGACTACCCGAAGACGTGGGAGCAGATGATGGACGTGGCCGAGAAGCTCACGATCCGTGACGGCGACATCATCACGCGCCGCGGCTTCGACTTCCGCTACCCGTACTACCTCAACTTCATGGTTCCCATGGCCGAGCAACTCGGCGGCAAGCTCATCTCCGACGACGGCAAGAGCGCCATCGTCAACGATGCCGCCTGGCTGCGCGTGCTCGAGTACTTCCAACAGTGGGGCCCCAACGGCAAGAACCTCGGCTCGCCGACCTACACCGCCGCACGCAAGATCTTCAACCTCGACAACAACGACATCGGCATGATGGAGTCCGGTCAGTACCAGGCCGCGCGCATCATGCATGACAACCCCGGCTTCAAGCCCGGTGAGGGCTGGATGGTCATCCCGTTCCCGCAGTGGGAGGACGCCGTCGCCGACGTGGCCGAGCCCTACTACGGTCACTACTGGCTCGTGAACGCGCAGGCCTCCAAGGAGAAGCAGGCGGGCGCCTGGGCTTTCCTCGGCTTCCTGTCGCACCACGCCGCCGACTTCTTCGAGCGGGTCGCCATCTTGCAGCCCACGCAGTCACTCGTCAACTCCGACCTATTCAAGGACAGCCCGTACTCGGACGTGTTCATGAGCGACCTGGCCAAGGCCCACGTCATCTACTACGGCGAGGATTCGCCCAAGGTGCAGCAGGTCCTCAAGGATGCGGTCGAGGCCGTCATGCTCCAGGGCAAGGACCCGGCCGACGTGCTCAAGACCATGCGTGAAGGCGTCGAGCGCGCCATGCGTGGCGAGCTCTAAGCAGCATCGGTGGCCCGTAGGAAGCCCGTAATAACGGTCGCTACCCGGAGGGCTCTGTGGGGCTGGGGGTTCGTACTCCCAGCCCTCGCCTACTTCGCGGTCTTCAGCTTCTACCCGATCTTCAACGCGTTCTGGTTGAGCCTCCACAGCAAGAACGTCCTTTCGTTGCGCCCGCCGCGCTTCATCGGCTTGCGCAACTACGTCGACCTGGTCAACTCCGCCACCTTCTGGAGTTCGTGGAAGGCGACCGGCCTCTTCACGGTGAGCACGGCCGTGCCCCTGGTGCTCGTCAGCCTCTTCCTCGCCGGCCTCATCGCGTCCCGGCTCAGGCTGCAACGCTTCTTTCAGATGTCCTTGTACTCGCCCGCAGTGATCCCGGGCGTGGTGGCCGCCGCCGTGTGGCTGCTGCTGCTCGACCCGCGCGGCATCGCCAACCAGTGGGTCAACTTCGTGCTGGGCGTCAGCGGCGTGGACCGCAAGTGGTTGGCGAACCCCGACATGGTCAGGTTCTCCACCGTGCTCGTATATTTCTGGGGCAAGCTAGGATTCTTCACCATCATCTTCATCGCGGGGCTCGGGGCCATCCCGCAAAGCGTCAAGGAGGCCGCAAGGGTGGACGGCGCCACGGGCTGGCAGTTGTACCGCCACATCACCTTGCCGCTGCTCAAGCCAACGACGCTGCTCGTATCGATCATGGCCATGATCTTCTGCATGCGCACGTTCAGCACGCAGTACCTCTTCACTCGCGCCGGGGCTCCGCTCGAGCCCATCAACGTGGTGACACTCGGGATCTACAACACCGGAATCCGCGACTACCAGATAGGGTTGGCGAGCGCGATGAGCGTGGTGCTGCTGCTCGTCATGTTCGTGCTGGCCCTGCTGCAGTTCCGCCTCTCGGGAAGGCAGGACGCCTGAATGGCAACTGAAGCCGTGACCAGGGGGCGCTCCGTGGCCACTGTCGTGCGGGGGCGCAGCCTCGTTGAGTCCGTCCTCAACGTCCTCGGCTGGGTGGTGCTGGTCCTGGCGGTGGCGCTCGTGCTTACGCCCCTCGCCTTCATGTTCATAGCTTCGTTCATGCCTGCGAAGGACATCATGCGGATGCCGTTCGAATGGTGGCCGAAGAGCCTCTATCTGGACAACTTCTGGCAAGCGATCCGTGGTAACGACGGCAAGTTCATCTTCCCACGCGCCATCTTGAACTCGGTCATCGTTGCCGGCAGCGTCGCGTTCACCACCGTGCTCTTCTCCACCGCCGCCGGTTACGGCCTCACGAAGCTCCGGTTCCGCGGCAGCAACGTCGTCTTCATGCTCATCCTCTCCACGCTGATGATCCCGTTCGAGACCGTCATGATCCCCCTGTACGTAGTCGTCACGGGGCTCGGGATGCAGAACACCTACGCGGGCTTGATCGTGCCGTTCCTCCTCAGTGCCTTCGGGGTCTTCCTCATGCGCCAGTCACTGCTCACCTTCCCGGACGAGCTGATCGATGCGTCTCGCATCGACGGCGCCTCCGAGTTGGGCATCTTCTTCCGCATCGTCGTGCCCAACATGCTGCCCGTGATGGCCGTGCTGGCCGTCCTGACGTTCGAGCAGCAGTGGGACAACCTGATCTGGCCGCTGCTCGTGGTGCAGAAGCCTGCGCTCAAGACCATGCCCTTGTACGTGGTGACGTTCATGGAGGAGAAGACCACCAACGAGGGCGCGATGGTGGCCGTGGCGGCCCTGGCCAGCATCCCGATGCTGGTGATCTTCTTCAGCCTTGCGAAGTACTTCCTCAAGGGCGCCAACGTCTTCTCGGCCGGTAAGGAGTGAAGGCGCGCGGCTCACCCCGGACCCGCCGCGACAGCCTGGGTAGCTGCGTCCGCGGCGGGAGAACCTCATGAGGCTTTTCATCTTCGACATGGGCGGCGTCATGGTGGACGGCTTCGACGTGACGTCGACGATGGCCCCGGCCCTGGGCCTGGACCTCGGCGAGCTCAGGGCCATGATGGAGGCGGCCGGCGCCGACGAGCTGCACGAAGGGACGCTCACGGCACCCGACTACTGGGCGCGCTTCGAGGCCCTCACAGGGTTGACCCTTCCGGGAGAGCCCTGGCGCGACTATTTCGCCCCCGAGCGGCGCCCCGCCATGTATGCGCTGGTCGAACGCCTCCAGGCCGCGGGCGCGCGGGTCGTGGTCGGCACCAAC encodes:
- a CDS encoding extracellular solute-binding protein, whose amino-acid sequence is MSKQLFRRMSFLLLALMMAGGAALAQTEIVYWTHEDPNRTALEDELILKFEAENPDYKVVRVTNPSDQMGQLILTAFAANRGPDIFNMDIPQEFPYIVNARVTPVDAAAAGYADTQAIYDAYLPGVLDPVTYEGELYGLPLEVTNWAIYLNMNVFRSAGLDPLTDYPKTWEQMMDVAEKLTIRDGDIITRRGFDFRYPYYLNFMVPMAEQLGGKLISDDGKSAIVNDAAWLRVLEYFQQWGPNGKNLGSPTYTAARKIFNLDNNDIGMMESGQYQAARIMHDNPGFKPGEGWMVIPFPQWEDAVADVAEPYYGHYWLVNAQASKEKQAGAWAFLGFLSHHAADFFERVAILQPTQSLVNSDLFKDSPYSDVFMSDLAKAHVIYYGEDSPKVQQVLKDAVEAVMLQGKDPADVLKTMREGVERAMRGEL
- a CDS encoding sugar ABC transporter permease, translated to MARRKPVITVATRRALWGWGFVLPALAYFAVFSFYPIFNAFWLSLHSKNVLSLRPPRFIGLRNYVDLVNSATFWSSWKATGLFTVSTAVPLVLVSLFLAGLIASRLRLQRFFQMSLYSPAVIPGVVAAAVWLLLLDPRGIANQWVNFVLGVSGVDRKWLANPDMVRFSTVLVYFWGKLGFFTIIFIAGLGAIPQSVKEAARVDGATGWQLYRHITLPLLKPTTLLVSIMAMIFCMRTFSTQYLFTRAGAPLEPINVVTLGIYNTGIRDYQIGLASAMSVVLLLVMFVLALLQFRLSGRQDA
- a CDS encoding carbohydrate ABC transporter permease, whose protein sequence is MATEAVTRGRSVATVVRGRSLVESVLNVLGWVVLVLAVALVLTPLAFMFIASFMPAKDIMRMPFEWWPKSLYLDNFWQAIRGNDGKFIFPRAILNSVIVAGSVAFTTVLFSTAAGYGLTKLRFRGSNVVFMLILSTLMIPFETVMIPLYVVVTGLGMQNTYAGLIVPFLLSAFGVFLMRQSLLTFPDELIDASRIDGASELGIFFRIVVPNMLPVMAVLAVLTFEQQWDNLIWPLLVVQKPALKTMPLYVVTFMEEKTTNEGAMVAVAALASIPMLVIFFSLAKYFLKGANVFSAGKE
- a CDS encoding HAD-IA family hydrolase, with the translated sequence MRLFIFDMGGVMVDGFDVTSTMAPALGLDLGELRAMMEAAGADELHEGTLTAPDYWARFEALTGLTLPGEPWRDYFAPERRPAMYALVERLQAAGARVVVGTNTIDAHYEVHLARGDYAVFDHVYASNLMGVSKPNPNFWLRILAAEAASPAAAVFIDDLPVNVAAAASLGIRSLQFVSQERAIAELEAALAETSESAAE